A region of Nostoc sp. 'Peltigera membranacea cyanobiont' N6 DNA encodes the following proteins:
- a CDS encoding fructosamine kinase family protein — protein MWTQIDTHISQETGAKFQSQQRRSVGGGCINQGYAVSNGEITYFVKLNQASQVAMFEAEALGLKEMLATASIRVPKPICWGVAENFSYIALEWLELGNGNSNLWEDMGRKLAAMHQASSNQGFGWKINNTIGSTPQINTWTADWTEFYIKHRLGYQFQLARRRGGSFPQEEKLLAAMPEILAHQVQPSLVHGDLWGGNAGCTASGEPVIFDPATYFGDREVDIAMTELFGGFPAAFYKGYNEVFPLDAGYEQRKTLYNLYQILNHFNLFGGGYASQANRMIDQILR, from the coding sequence ATGTGGACTCAAATCGATACTCATATTAGCCAGGAGACTGGCGCAAAATTTCAGAGTCAGCAACGGCGATCGGTTGGTGGCGGATGTATCAACCAAGGTTATGCTGTTTCCAATGGTGAGATTACCTACTTCGTCAAGCTTAATCAAGCATCCCAAGTTGCGATGTTTGAGGCTGAGGCATTGGGTTTAAAGGAAATGCTAGCAACAGCTAGTATTCGCGTCCCAAAACCTATTTGCTGGGGTGTAGCTGAAAATTTTAGCTACATCGCTCTGGAATGGTTAGAACTTGGTAACGGTAACAGCAATTTGTGGGAAGACATGGGGCGCAAGTTGGCGGCGATGCATCAAGCTAGCAGTAATCAAGGTTTTGGTTGGAAAATTAACAATACCATTGGTTCCACGCCCCAAATCAATACTTGGACAGCAGACTGGACAGAATTTTATATTAAACATCGCCTGGGTTATCAATTTCAGTTGGCAAGGCGACGGGGGGGAAGTTTCCCCCAGGAAGAAAAATTACTAGCAGCTATGCCTGAAATATTGGCGCATCAGGTGCAACCTTCTTTAGTACATGGCGATTTATGGGGCGGAAATGCTGGGTGTACAGCCTCAGGAGAACCCGTGATTTTTGATCCAGCCACTTATTTTGGCGATCGCGAAGTTGATATTGCTATGACAGAATTATTTGGTGGGTTCCCCGCAGCTTTTTACAAAGGTTATAACGAGGTTTTTCCTTTAGATGCAGGCTATGAGCAGAGAAAAACACTCTATAACCTGTATCAGATTTTGAATCACTTCAATTTATTCGGGGGCGGTTATGCTTCCCAGGCGAACCGGATGATTGACCAGATTTTGCGCTAA
- a CDS encoding M16 family metallopeptidase produces MTSTLRKFTPLHSPTLHQLPNGLTIIAEQMPVEAVNLNLWIKVGSAVESDAINGMAHFLEHMIFKGTERLASGEFERRIEERGAVTNAATSQDYTHYYITTAPKDFAQLAPLQIDVVSNASIPDDAFERERLVVLEEIRRSEDNPQRRTFRRAMETAYSELPYRRAVLGPESVISELKPQQMRDFHDIWYQPQSITAVAVGNLPVEELIAIVAEGFTKANKTQYSPIPNPDGLNLSYPLTALNPESPFTEIVRREFTDESLQQARLLMLWRVPGMAQLDRTYGLDVLAGVLGHGRTSRLVRDLREERGLVTSISVSNMSNQLQGTFYISAKCAVENLAEVENAIAQHIRKVHTELVTESEIARVRRRVANRFIFGNETPSDRTGLYGYYHSLVGDLEPAFNYPDYIQSQDATDLMQAAKEYLSPEAYGVVVVKP; encoded by the coding sequence ATGACTTCAACCCTGCGGAAATTTACTCCTCTTCATAGCCCAACACTGCATCAGTTACCCAATGGTTTGACAATCATTGCGGAGCAGATGCCAGTTGAAGCTGTAAACCTCAACTTATGGATTAAAGTTGGTTCAGCCGTAGAATCTGATGCCATTAACGGTATGGCTCATTTTTTAGAGCACATGATTTTTAAGGGAACAGAACGACTGGCTAGCGGTGAGTTTGAACGTCGAATTGAAGAACGGGGTGCTGTTACCAATGCCGCTACCAGCCAAGACTATACTCATTACTATATAACCACTGCCCCCAAAGATTTTGCCCAGCTTGCTCCACTACAAATAGATGTAGTATCAAATGCTAGTATTCCTGATGATGCTTTTGAACGCGAGCGATTAGTAGTTTTAGAAGAAATTAGGCGTTCAGAGGATAATCCCCAACGGCGGACATTTCGCCGAGCAATGGAGACAGCCTATAGTGAGCTACCTTATCGTCGGGCGGTATTGGGGCCAGAATCGGTAATTTCTGAACTTAAACCCCAGCAGATGCGGGATTTTCATGATATTTGGTATCAACCCCAGTCAATTACTGCTGTAGCTGTGGGCAATTTACCTGTGGAAGAATTAATTGCGATCGTTGCTGAAGGATTTACAAAAGCCAATAAAACTCAGTACTCCCCAATCCCCAATCCCGACGGGCTAAACCTTAGCTATCCGCTAACAGCACTCAACCCTGAATCACCATTTACAGAAATTGTCCGTCGAGAATTTACAGATGAAAGTCTCCAGCAAGCAAGGCTATTGATGCTTTGGCGGGTTCCAGGAATGGCGCAGTTAGATCGCACCTATGGACTGGATGTTTTAGCAGGAGTTTTGGGACATGGACGGACATCAAGGTTGGTGAGGGATTTACGAGAAGAACGGGGATTAGTTACTTCAATTTCTGTGAGCAATATGAGCAATCAGCTGCAAGGGACATTTTATATTTCAGCTAAATGTGCAGTGGAAAATTTAGCTGAAGTAGAGAATGCGATCGCTCAACACATTCGCAAAGTCCATACTGAGTTAGTCACAGAGTCAGAAATTGCCCGTGTACGGCGGCGAGTAGCGAACAGATTTATTTTTGGCAACGAGACACCAAGCGATCGCACTGGGTTGTATGGTTACTATCATTCCTTAGTGGGAGATTTAGAACCCGCCTTTAACTACCCAGATTATATTCAGAGTCAAGATGCAACTGATTTGATGCAAGCAGCCAAAGAGTATCTTTCCCCAGAAGCTTATGGTGTAGTTGTCGTCAAGCCGTAA
- a CDS encoding zinc metalloprotease HtpX: MTNQLKTAAMLAALSGLLIAISYWVIGGTSGLIIGVGLAAVTNLFSWYQSDKIALAVYRAQPVSEGEAPGLYRMVQRLSDRANIPMPKVYIVPSQGANAFATGRDPEHAAVAVTEGILNILPEDELEGVIAHELTHIINRDTLTQAVAATVAGAISFLAQMVSYSLWFGGGSRDNNRGGNPLGVLLTVMLAPVAATIIQLAISRTREFSADAGSAKLTGNPRALARALQRLEASAKQMPLNANPAYEPLLIINSISGQFMGNLFSSHPATEVRVAALLKLEQQLPTKAY, encoded by the coding sequence ATGACAAATCAACTGAAAACGGCTGCAATGCTCGCTGCATTAAGTGGTCTTTTGATCGCAATTAGTTATTGGGTAATTGGTGGTACCAGTGGCTTAATAATTGGAGTTGGCTTGGCAGCAGTCACCAACTTGTTTTCCTGGTATCAATCAGATAAGATTGCGCTGGCAGTATACCGCGCCCAGCCAGTGAGTGAAGGGGAAGCGCCAGGACTTTATCGGATGGTGCAGAGATTAAGCGATCGCGCTAACATCCCCATGCCCAAAGTTTATATTGTTCCAAGCCAAGGTGCTAATGCTTTTGCGACAGGGCGCGATCCAGAACACGCTGCTGTGGCTGTCACCGAAGGCATTTTGAATATCTTACCAGAGGATGAACTCGAAGGCGTTATCGCCCACGAACTGACGCACATTATTAATCGTGACACCCTCACCCAAGCCGTTGCTGCTACTGTTGCTGGTGCTATCTCATTCCTAGCGCAAATGGTGAGTTACAGCTTATGGTTTGGCGGTGGTTCGCGAGATAACAACAGAGGTGGTAATCCTTTGGGTGTTTTATTAACAGTAATGCTTGCACCAGTAGCTGCAACTATTATTCAGTTAGCAATTTCGCGCACACGAGAATTTTCTGCTGATGCAGGATCTGCTAAATTAACTGGTAATCCCCGCGCCTTAGCCAGGGCATTACAACGCTTAGAAGCCTCAGCAAAGCAGATGCCTTTAAATGCAAATCCAGCTTATGAGCCTTTATTAATTATCAATTCTATCTCTGGACAGTTTATGGGTAACTTGTTTTCTAGTCACCCTGCTACAGAGGTGCGAGTTGCAGCATTGCTGAAATTAGAGCAACAACTGCCAACAAAAGCTTATTAG
- a CDS encoding GlsB/YeaQ/YmgE family stress response membrane protein translates to MTNIIAWLVLGLIAGALAKLFYPGTQGGGILSTIVLGILGAVVGGYLGQALLGSSSAAAASVGALSLGSILFAVLGAMLLIFLWGILTRRAV, encoded by the coding sequence ATGACTAACATTATTGCTTGGTTGGTTTTAGGTTTAATTGCAGGTGCGTTGGCTAAGTTATTTTATCCAGGAACCCAAGGTGGCGGTATTCTCTCCACGATTGTACTAGGAATACTTGGAGCTGTAGTCGGTGGTTACTTGGGTCAAGCTTTACTCGGAAGTAGTTCAGCCGCCGCCGCATCTGTAGGAGCTTTGTCCCTTGGAAGCATTTTATTTGCTGTCCTTGGTGCTATGTTATTGATTTTCCTTTGGGGTATACTGACTCGTCGGGCTGTGTAA